Proteins from a single region of Mustela erminea isolate mMusErm1 chromosome X, mMusErm1.Pri, whole genome shotgun sequence:
- the PDZD4 gene encoding PDZ domain-containing protein 4 isoform X1, with protein sequence MGCNMCVVQKPEEQYKVMLQVNGKELSKLSQEQTLEALRSSKEPLVIQVLRRSPRLRGDSSCHDLQLVDSGTQTDITFEHIMALGKLRPPTPPMVILEPYVLSELPPISHEYYDPAEFMEGGPQEADRMDELEYEEVELYKTSHRDKLGLMVCYRTDEEEDLGIYVGEVNPNSIAAKDGRIREGDRIIQINGVDVQNREEAVAILSQEENTNISLLVARPESQLAKRWKDSDRDDFLDEFGSEHEGDLRARKLRSPPAQQLGHEEEKGVPDAGTGLSNSQELDSGVGRTDESTRTEESSEHDLLGDEPASAANTPGALRKSRDLHFSMDSLLAEGAGLGGGDVPGLTDEEYERYRELLEIKGHLENGNQPGLLFPRAAGGNSALDVNRNESLGHEMAMLEEELRHLEFKCRNILRAQKMQQLRERCMKAWLLEEESLYDLAAGEPKKHELSDISELPEKSDKDSTSAYNTGESCRSTPLLAEPSPESPLRRAAAGNSNLNRTPSGPVVSAHPKAPPLQGSPAKFRSLSRDPEVGRRQHAEERVRRSPKTGATLERVGPEGSPYLSRRHRGQGQEGEHYHSCVQLAPPRSLEELGQGPLSLAAGPRVGGAAVAPEAPRMEWKVKVRSDGTRYVAKRPVRDRLLKARALKIREERSGMTTDDDAVSEMKMGRYWSKEERKQHLIRAREQRKRREFMMQSRLECLREQQNGDSKAELNIIALSHRKTMKKRNKKILDNWITIQEMLAHGTRSADGKRVYNPLLSVTTV encoded by the exons GTGAACGGGAAGGAGCTCTCCAAGCTGTCTCAGGAGCAAACCCTGGAGGCCCTCCGCTCCTCCAAGGAGCCTCTAGTGATCCAGGTGCTGAGACGCAGCCCCCGCCTCCGGGGGGACAGCTCGTGCCATGACCTGCAGCTGGTGGACAGTGGCACTCAGACCGACATCACCTTTGAGCATATCATGGCGCTGGGCAAGCTGCGCCCGCCCACCCCGCCCATGGTCATCCTGGAGCCGTACGTCCTATCTGAGCT CCCCCCCATCAGCCATGAGTATTATGACCCGGCGGAGTTCATGGAGGGCGGCCCGCAGGAGGCAGACCGCATGGACGAGCTGGAGTATGAG GAGGTGGAGCTGTATAAGACCAGCCACCGGGACAAGCTCGGCCTGATGGTGTGCTACCGCACGGACGAGGAGGAGGACCTGGGCATCTATGTTGGAGAG GTGAACCCCAATAGCATCGCAGCTAAAGACGGCCGGATCCGCGAGGGGGACCGTATCATCCAG ATCAATGGTGTGGACGTCCAGAACCGGGAGGAGGCGGTGGCCATTCTGAGCCAGGAGGAGAACACCAACATTTCCCTGCTGGTGGCCCGGCCCGAGAGccag CTGGCAAAGCGGTGGAAGGACAGTGACCGGGATGACTTTCTGGATGAATTTGGCTCTGAGCACGAGGGGGACCTGCGTGCACGGAAGCTGAGATCCCCCCCTGCCCAGCag CTCGGCCatgaagaggagaaaggggtCCCCGATGCGGGCACGGGTCTGAGCAACAGCCAGGAGCTGGACAGCGGTGTGGGCCGCACTGACGAGAGCACCCGCACCGAGGAGAGCTCCGAACACGACCTTCTGGGGGACGAGCCCGCCAGTGCCGCCAACACCCCTGGTGCCCTGCGTAAGAGCCGGGACCTGCACTTCAGCATGGACTCGCTGctggcagagggggcggggctgggtgGAGGCGACGTCCCCGGCCTCACCGACGAGGAGTACGAGCGCTACCGGGAGCTGCTGGAGATCAAGGGCCATCTGGAGAATGGCAACCAGCCGGGCCTGCTCTTCCCCCGTGCTGCGGGTGGCAATAGCGCCCTGGACGTGAACCGCAATGAGAGCCTGGGCCACGAGATGGCCATGCTGGAGGAGGAGCTGCGGCACCTGGAGTTCAAGTGCCGGAACATCCTGCGGGCGCAGAAGATGCAGCAGCTGCGGGAGCGCTGCATGAAGGCCTGGTTGCTGGAGGAGGAGAGTCTCTACGACCTGGCTGCCGGGGAGCCCAAGAAGCACGAGCTGTCAGACATCTCCGAGCTGCCCGAGAAGTCGGACAAGGACAGCACCAGCGCCTACAACACTGGGGAGAGCTGCCGCAGCACCCCACTGCTCGCCGAGCCCTCGCCGGAGAGCCCCCTGCGGCGGGCTGCTGCCGGCAACTCCAACTTGAACCGGACCCCTTCCGGCCCCGTGGTCAGCGCCCACCCCAAGGCACCCCCCCTGCAGGGGAGCCCCGCCAAGTTCCGCTCTCTTTCCCGGGATCCCGAGGTGGGCAGGAGACAGCACGCGGAGGAGCGTGTCCGCCGAAGCCCCAAGACGGGCGCGACCCTGGAGCGCGTGGGTCCCGAAGGCAGCCCGTACCTGTCTCGGCGCCACCGCGGCCAGGGCCAGGAGGGCGAGCACTACCACAGCTGCGTACAGCTGGCCCCGCCACgcagcctggaggagctgggcCAGGGCCCCCTGAGTCTGGCTGCAGGCCCTCGCGTGGGCGGGGCCGCAGTGGCCCCCGAAGCACCCCGCATGGAGTGGAAGGTCAAGGTGCGCAGCGACGGGACCCGCTATGTGGCCAAGCGGCCCGTGCGCGATCGCCTCCTCAAAGCTCGGGCCCTGAAGATCCGCGAGGAGCGCAGCGGCATGACCACGGACGACGACGCGGTGAGCGAGATGAAGATGGGCCGCTACTGGAGCAAGGAGGAGCGGAAGCAGCACCTGATCCGGGCGCGGGAGCAGCGGAAGCGGCGCGAGTTCATGATGCAGAGCCGGCTGGAGTGCCTGAGGGAGCAGCAGAACGGCGACAGCAAGGCTGAGCTCAACATCATCGCCTTGAGCCACCGCAAAACCATGAAGAAGCGGAACAAGAAGATCCTGGATAACTGGATCACCATCCAGGAGATGCTGGCCCACGGCACGCGCTCTGCTGATGGCAAGCGGGTCTACAACCCTCTGCTCTCCGTCACCACCGTCTGA
- the PDZD4 gene encoding PDZ domain-containing protein 4 isoform X3, translated as MGCNMCVVQKPEEQYKVMLQEVELYKTSHRDKLGLMVCYRTDEEEDLGIYVGEVNPNSIAAKDGRIREGDRIIQINGVDVQNREEAVAILSQEENTNISLLVARPESQLAKRWKDSDRDDFLDEFGSEHEGDLRARKLRSPPAQQLGHEEEKGVPDAGTGLSNSQELDSGVGRTDESTRTEESSEHDLLGDEPASAANTPGALRKSRDLHFSMDSLLAEGAGLGGGDVPGLTDEEYERYRELLEIKGHLENGNQPGLLFPRAAGGNSALDVNRNESLGHEMAMLEEELRHLEFKCRNILRAQKMQQLRERCMKAWLLEEESLYDLAAGEPKKHELSDISELPEKSDKDSTSAYNTGESCRSTPLLAEPSPESPLRRAAAGNSNLNRTPSGPVVSAHPKAPPLQGSPAKFRSLSRDPEVGRRQHAEERVRRSPKTGATLERVGPEGSPYLSRRHRGQGQEGEHYHSCVQLAPPRSLEELGQGPLSLAAGPRVGGAAVAPEAPRMEWKVKVRSDGTRYVAKRPVRDRLLKARALKIREERSGMTTDDDAVSEMKMGRYWSKEERKQHLIRAREQRKRREFMMQSRLECLREQQNGDSKAELNIIALSHRKTMKKRNKKILDNWITIQEMLAHGTRSADGKRVYNPLLSVTTV; from the exons GAGGTGGAGCTGTATAAGACCAGCCACCGGGACAAGCTCGGCCTGATGGTGTGCTACCGCACGGACGAGGAGGAGGACCTGGGCATCTATGTTGGAGAG GTGAACCCCAATAGCATCGCAGCTAAAGACGGCCGGATCCGCGAGGGGGACCGTATCATCCAG ATCAATGGTGTGGACGTCCAGAACCGGGAGGAGGCGGTGGCCATTCTGAGCCAGGAGGAGAACACCAACATTTCCCTGCTGGTGGCCCGGCCCGAGAGccag CTGGCAAAGCGGTGGAAGGACAGTGACCGGGATGACTTTCTGGATGAATTTGGCTCTGAGCACGAGGGGGACCTGCGTGCACGGAAGCTGAGATCCCCCCCTGCCCAGCag CTCGGCCatgaagaggagaaaggggtCCCCGATGCGGGCACGGGTCTGAGCAACAGCCAGGAGCTGGACAGCGGTGTGGGCCGCACTGACGAGAGCACCCGCACCGAGGAGAGCTCCGAACACGACCTTCTGGGGGACGAGCCCGCCAGTGCCGCCAACACCCCTGGTGCCCTGCGTAAGAGCCGGGACCTGCACTTCAGCATGGACTCGCTGctggcagagggggcggggctgggtgGAGGCGACGTCCCCGGCCTCACCGACGAGGAGTACGAGCGCTACCGGGAGCTGCTGGAGATCAAGGGCCATCTGGAGAATGGCAACCAGCCGGGCCTGCTCTTCCCCCGTGCTGCGGGTGGCAATAGCGCCCTGGACGTGAACCGCAATGAGAGCCTGGGCCACGAGATGGCCATGCTGGAGGAGGAGCTGCGGCACCTGGAGTTCAAGTGCCGGAACATCCTGCGGGCGCAGAAGATGCAGCAGCTGCGGGAGCGCTGCATGAAGGCCTGGTTGCTGGAGGAGGAGAGTCTCTACGACCTGGCTGCCGGGGAGCCCAAGAAGCACGAGCTGTCAGACATCTCCGAGCTGCCCGAGAAGTCGGACAAGGACAGCACCAGCGCCTACAACACTGGGGAGAGCTGCCGCAGCACCCCACTGCTCGCCGAGCCCTCGCCGGAGAGCCCCCTGCGGCGGGCTGCTGCCGGCAACTCCAACTTGAACCGGACCCCTTCCGGCCCCGTGGTCAGCGCCCACCCCAAGGCACCCCCCCTGCAGGGGAGCCCCGCCAAGTTCCGCTCTCTTTCCCGGGATCCCGAGGTGGGCAGGAGACAGCACGCGGAGGAGCGTGTCCGCCGAAGCCCCAAGACGGGCGCGACCCTGGAGCGCGTGGGTCCCGAAGGCAGCCCGTACCTGTCTCGGCGCCACCGCGGCCAGGGCCAGGAGGGCGAGCACTACCACAGCTGCGTACAGCTGGCCCCGCCACgcagcctggaggagctgggcCAGGGCCCCCTGAGTCTGGCTGCAGGCCCTCGCGTGGGCGGGGCCGCAGTGGCCCCCGAAGCACCCCGCATGGAGTGGAAGGTCAAGGTGCGCAGCGACGGGACCCGCTATGTGGCCAAGCGGCCCGTGCGCGATCGCCTCCTCAAAGCTCGGGCCCTGAAGATCCGCGAGGAGCGCAGCGGCATGACCACGGACGACGACGCGGTGAGCGAGATGAAGATGGGCCGCTACTGGAGCAAGGAGGAGCGGAAGCAGCACCTGATCCGGGCGCGGGAGCAGCGGAAGCGGCGCGAGTTCATGATGCAGAGCCGGCTGGAGTGCCTGAGGGAGCAGCAGAACGGCGACAGCAAGGCTGAGCTCAACATCATCGCCTTGAGCCACCGCAAAACCATGAAGAAGCGGAACAAGAAGATCCTGGATAACTGGATCACCATCCAGGAGATGCTGGCCCACGGCACGCGCTCTGCTGATGGCAAGCGGGTCTACAACCCTCTGCTCTCCGTCACCACCGTCTGA
- the PDZD4 gene encoding PDZ domain-containing protein 4 isoform X2: MGCNMCVVQKPEEQYKVMLQVNGKELSKLSQEQTLEALRSSKEPLVIQVLRRSPRLRGDSSCHDLQLVDSGTQTDITFEHIMALGKLRPPTPPMVILEPPPISHEYYDPAEFMEGGPQEADRMDELEYEEVELYKTSHRDKLGLMVCYRTDEEEDLGIYVGEVNPNSIAAKDGRIREGDRIIQINGVDVQNREEAVAILSQEENTNISLLVARPESQLAKRWKDSDRDDFLDEFGSEHEGDLRARKLRSPPAQQLGHEEEKGVPDAGTGLSNSQELDSGVGRTDESTRTEESSEHDLLGDEPASAANTPGALRKSRDLHFSMDSLLAEGAGLGGGDVPGLTDEEYERYRELLEIKGHLENGNQPGLLFPRAAGGNSALDVNRNESLGHEMAMLEEELRHLEFKCRNILRAQKMQQLRERCMKAWLLEEESLYDLAAGEPKKHELSDISELPEKSDKDSTSAYNTGESCRSTPLLAEPSPESPLRRAAAGNSNLNRTPSGPVVSAHPKAPPLQGSPAKFRSLSRDPEVGRRQHAEERVRRSPKTGATLERVGPEGSPYLSRRHRGQGQEGEHYHSCVQLAPPRSLEELGQGPLSLAAGPRVGGAAVAPEAPRMEWKVKVRSDGTRYVAKRPVRDRLLKARALKIREERSGMTTDDDAVSEMKMGRYWSKEERKQHLIRAREQRKRREFMMQSRLECLREQQNGDSKAELNIIALSHRKTMKKRNKKILDNWITIQEMLAHGTRSADGKRVYNPLLSVTTV, from the exons GTGAACGGGAAGGAGCTCTCCAAGCTGTCTCAGGAGCAAACCCTGGAGGCCCTCCGCTCCTCCAAGGAGCCTCTAGTGATCCAGGTGCTGAGACGCAGCCCCCGCCTCCGGGGGGACAGCTCGTGCCATGACCTGCAGCTGGTGGACAGTGGCACTCAGACCGACATCACCTTTGAGCATATCATGGCGCTGGGCAAGCTGCGCCCGCCCACCCCGCCCATGGTCATCCTGGAGCC CCCCCCCATCAGCCATGAGTATTATGACCCGGCGGAGTTCATGGAGGGCGGCCCGCAGGAGGCAGACCGCATGGACGAGCTGGAGTATGAG GAGGTGGAGCTGTATAAGACCAGCCACCGGGACAAGCTCGGCCTGATGGTGTGCTACCGCACGGACGAGGAGGAGGACCTGGGCATCTATGTTGGAGAG GTGAACCCCAATAGCATCGCAGCTAAAGACGGCCGGATCCGCGAGGGGGACCGTATCATCCAG ATCAATGGTGTGGACGTCCAGAACCGGGAGGAGGCGGTGGCCATTCTGAGCCAGGAGGAGAACACCAACATTTCCCTGCTGGTGGCCCGGCCCGAGAGccag CTGGCAAAGCGGTGGAAGGACAGTGACCGGGATGACTTTCTGGATGAATTTGGCTCTGAGCACGAGGGGGACCTGCGTGCACGGAAGCTGAGATCCCCCCCTGCCCAGCag CTCGGCCatgaagaggagaaaggggtCCCCGATGCGGGCACGGGTCTGAGCAACAGCCAGGAGCTGGACAGCGGTGTGGGCCGCACTGACGAGAGCACCCGCACCGAGGAGAGCTCCGAACACGACCTTCTGGGGGACGAGCCCGCCAGTGCCGCCAACACCCCTGGTGCCCTGCGTAAGAGCCGGGACCTGCACTTCAGCATGGACTCGCTGctggcagagggggcggggctgggtgGAGGCGACGTCCCCGGCCTCACCGACGAGGAGTACGAGCGCTACCGGGAGCTGCTGGAGATCAAGGGCCATCTGGAGAATGGCAACCAGCCGGGCCTGCTCTTCCCCCGTGCTGCGGGTGGCAATAGCGCCCTGGACGTGAACCGCAATGAGAGCCTGGGCCACGAGATGGCCATGCTGGAGGAGGAGCTGCGGCACCTGGAGTTCAAGTGCCGGAACATCCTGCGGGCGCAGAAGATGCAGCAGCTGCGGGAGCGCTGCATGAAGGCCTGGTTGCTGGAGGAGGAGAGTCTCTACGACCTGGCTGCCGGGGAGCCCAAGAAGCACGAGCTGTCAGACATCTCCGAGCTGCCCGAGAAGTCGGACAAGGACAGCACCAGCGCCTACAACACTGGGGAGAGCTGCCGCAGCACCCCACTGCTCGCCGAGCCCTCGCCGGAGAGCCCCCTGCGGCGGGCTGCTGCCGGCAACTCCAACTTGAACCGGACCCCTTCCGGCCCCGTGGTCAGCGCCCACCCCAAGGCACCCCCCCTGCAGGGGAGCCCCGCCAAGTTCCGCTCTCTTTCCCGGGATCCCGAGGTGGGCAGGAGACAGCACGCGGAGGAGCGTGTCCGCCGAAGCCCCAAGACGGGCGCGACCCTGGAGCGCGTGGGTCCCGAAGGCAGCCCGTACCTGTCTCGGCGCCACCGCGGCCAGGGCCAGGAGGGCGAGCACTACCACAGCTGCGTACAGCTGGCCCCGCCACgcagcctggaggagctgggcCAGGGCCCCCTGAGTCTGGCTGCAGGCCCTCGCGTGGGCGGGGCCGCAGTGGCCCCCGAAGCACCCCGCATGGAGTGGAAGGTCAAGGTGCGCAGCGACGGGACCCGCTATGTGGCCAAGCGGCCCGTGCGCGATCGCCTCCTCAAAGCTCGGGCCCTGAAGATCCGCGAGGAGCGCAGCGGCATGACCACGGACGACGACGCGGTGAGCGAGATGAAGATGGGCCGCTACTGGAGCAAGGAGGAGCGGAAGCAGCACCTGATCCGGGCGCGGGAGCAGCGGAAGCGGCGCGAGTTCATGATGCAGAGCCGGCTGGAGTGCCTGAGGGAGCAGCAGAACGGCGACAGCAAGGCTGAGCTCAACATCATCGCCTTGAGCCACCGCAAAACCATGAAGAAGCGGAACAAGAAGATCCTGGATAACTGGATCACCATCCAGGAGATGCTGGCCCACGGCACGCGCTCTGCTGATGGCAAGCGGGTCTACAACCCTCTGCTCTCCGTCACCACCGTCTGA